A stretch of the Azorhizobium caulinodans ORS 571 genome encodes the following:
- a CDS encoding metal-sensitive transcriptional regulator, producing MKEPARSSVLKRLNRIEGQVRGISRMVEEDRYCIDIVTQIAAVRAALRRAEEEVLRDHVGHCVAHAIRSGDPEEQAKKIDELMDVLARSER from the coding sequence ATGAAGGAACCGGCCCGATCTTCCGTATTGAAACGCCTCAACCGCATCGAGGGGCAGGTGCGCGGCATCTCCCGTATGGTCGAGGAAGACCGCTATTGCATTGATATCGTGACCCAGATCGCCGCCGTCCGCGCCGCGCTCCGGCGTGCGGAGGAAGAGGTGCTGCGCGATCACGTGGGCCATTGTGTCGCGCATGCCATCCGCTCCGGCGATCCGGAGGAGCAGGCAAAGAAGATCGACGAACTGATGGACGTGCTCGCCCGCAGCGAGCGGTAG